One part of the Anaerolineales bacterium genome encodes these proteins:
- the typA gene encoding translational GTPase TypA, with the protein MTNIRNIAIIAHVDHGKTTLADALLKQSDTFRERGLEGTTILDSNDLERERGITILSKNCAVVYGDTKINIVDTPGHADFGGEVERIMNLVDGALLLVDAKEGPMPQTRFVLKKAIEAGHLIIVVINKIDKPDARPDWVLNQTFDLFVHLGASDAQADFPVIYASAKQGKAGAEPNLASMTDVKPIFESILNEIPAPKNDASGPLQVSVANISYDNYKGKVGIGRVVRGTFKPGAVAWINREGKTSSAKIGTVFSFMGLGKVEVQEAVAGDIVAFAGISDLNIGETIADPAHPEALPVIAIEKPTVKMTFGVNTSPFSGQEGEFTTSRNIKDRLEREIQNDVALQVEPGSSDSTFIVSGRGELHLAILIERMRREGYELQVSRPQVILREENSVKMEPFEEASIECPEALSGSVIENIGKRKGEILDMRMESGTTYLECVFPTRGLIGYRNQFMKDTKGQGILNTVFLEYRPMLGTIEAAPHGSLIAFETGTANSYGLQNAQERGQLFIGPGAKVYEGMVVGQNSRPEDMEVNVCKEKRLTNMRSKGEGVAEGLDTPRFMSLEESMEYLGDDELLEVTPVSLRIRKQLLKPHERKRAGQA; encoded by the coding sequence ATGACGAATATCCGCAACATCGCCATCATCGCCCACGTCGATCATGGTAAAACAACGCTCGCCGACGCTCTGCTCAAACAGAGCGATACGTTTCGCGAACGCGGCCTCGAGGGGACGACGATTTTGGATTCGAATGATTTGGAACGCGAACGTGGGATCACCATCCTCTCCAAAAACTGCGCCGTGGTGTACGGAGACACCAAAATCAATATCGTGGATACTCCGGGACACGCAGACTTCGGGGGAGAAGTGGAACGCATCATGAATCTCGTCGATGGGGCTCTCCTGCTCGTGGATGCGAAAGAAGGCCCAATGCCGCAGACGCGCTTTGTGCTCAAAAAAGCCATCGAGGCGGGGCATCTCATCATTGTTGTTATTAATAAAATCGACAAGCCGGATGCGCGTCCGGACTGGGTGTTGAATCAAACATTCGATCTTTTTGTCCATTTGGGCGCCTCGGATGCTCAGGCGGATTTTCCGGTTATCTATGCATCGGCCAAGCAGGGGAAAGCCGGCGCCGAGCCGAATCTCGCGTCCATGACTGACGTCAAACCAATCTTCGAGAGCATCCTGAATGAGATACCGGCGCCGAAGAATGACGCCTCCGGTCCGCTTCAGGTGTCCGTTGCGAACATCAGTTACGATAATTACAAAGGGAAGGTTGGCATCGGCCGCGTGGTGCGCGGCACGTTCAAGCCGGGCGCGGTGGCATGGATAAATCGCGAAGGCAAAACAAGCTCGGCTAAAATTGGCACTGTATTTTCTTTCATGGGGCTCGGCAAGGTTGAGGTTCAGGAGGCCGTGGCCGGCGACATCGTGGCATTTGCGGGCATTTCCGATTTGAATATCGGCGAAACCATCGCGGATCCCGCGCATCCCGAGGCCCTGCCCGTCATCGCCATTGAAAAACCGACCGTCAAAATGACATTCGGTGTGAACACGTCCCCGTTCTCCGGGCAGGAAGGGGAGTTCACGACGAGTCGGAACATCAAGGACAGGCTGGAACGTGAAATTCAGAATGATGTTGCTCTCCAGGTGGAACCTGGCTCGAGCGATAGCACGTTCATCGTTTCCGGCCGCGGAGAATTGCATTTGGCCATCCTCATCGAGCGCATGCGTCGCGAAGGATATGAGCTTCAGGTCTCCCGGCCGCAGGTGATTCTCCGCGAAGAGAACAGCGTCAAAATGGAGCCCTTCGAAGAAGCATCCATCGAATGCCCGGAAGCCTTGAGCGGCTCCGTTATCGAAAACATAGGAAAGCGCAAAGGGGAGATCCTCGACATGCGTATGGAAAGTGGCACGACGTATCTGGAATGCGTCTTCCCGACGCGCGGACTCATTGGGTATCGCAATCAATTCATGAAGGACACCAAGGGCCAGGGCATTTTGAACACCGTTTTTCTGGAATATCGCCCCATGCTGGGGACCATTGAAGCCGCTCCGCATGGATCATTGATCGCTTTTGAAACGGGAACGGCAAATTCCTACGGTCTTCAGAATGCGCAGGAGCGCGGCCAGTTGTTTATCGGTCCCGGCGCCAAGGTGTACGAAGGTATGGTCGTGGGGCAGAACTCTCGTCCGGAAGACATGGAAGTGAACGTATGCAAGGAAAAGCGGCTCACGAACATGCGTTCCAAAGGCGAAGGCGTGGCCGAAGGGCTGGATACCCCGCGTTTCATGAGCCTTGAAGAATCCATGGAGTATCTCGGCGATGATGAATTGCTCGAAGTGACTCCTGTATCCCTCCGCATACGGAAACAGCTTCTAAAACCGCATGAACGAAAGCGGGCCGGCCAGGCATAA
- a CDS encoding quinone-dependent dihydroorotate dehydrogenase, which translates to MDPASGLIFLVAYALSMFATALWSMAYRGFAKPYFFRRDPEAVHDRMTNIGSFLGSHIVTRKAAEACFHYRHPALEQNILGIRFANPIGLAAGFDKDARLTDIMAAIGFGFEEIGSVTGEPCEGNPKPRLWRLPKSRGILVHYGLKNEGCEVIAHRLRNRRLRFPVGTSIAKTNSPATVDIPSGIRDYAKAFRAFSAIGDYFTVNISCPNAYGGELFSDPARLDALLAELDAIPTQKPVFLKLPADIGENGLREIVSVSRRHRLHGFIASNLTKRRDLPGLYRDEIAGHDKGGISGVVLRDISNNLVSRLYVLAGGEFVIVGCGGVFSAEDAYEKIRRGASLVQLVTGLIYNGPQHIGEINRGLARLLQRDGFASVREAVGIDVRNASIARSA; encoded by the coding sequence ATGGATCCAGCATCTGGCCTTATTTTTTTAGTGGCGTATGCTTTGTCCATGTTCGCTACCGCGTTGTGGAGCATGGCCTATAGGGGTTTTGCCAAGCCGTATTTTTTCCGCCGTGATCCCGAAGCTGTCCATGACCGCATGACGAACATAGGGAGTTTTCTCGGTTCGCATATCGTTACGCGAAAGGCGGCGGAGGCCTGCTTCCATTACAGGCATCCTGCGCTCGAACAAAACATCCTCGGCATCCGTTTTGCGAATCCGATCGGTCTTGCCGCCGGATTCGACAAGGACGCGCGGCTCACGGACATCATGGCTGCCATTGGCTTCGGTTTCGAAGAAATTGGATCTGTTACCGGCGAGCCTTGCGAGGGCAATCCCAAGCCGCGTTTGTGGCGCCTGCCAAAATCCCGCGGCATTCTCGTCCATTATGGCTTGAAGAACGAAGGTTGTGAGGTTATCGCACATCGTCTGCGGAACAGGCGACTCCGTTTTCCAGTAGGCACGAGTATTGCGAAAACGAATTCGCCAGCGACCGTGGATATTCCGTCCGGCATCCGCGATTATGCCAAGGCGTTTCGCGCTTTCTCCGCCATTGGCGACTATTTCACCGTCAATATCAGCTGCCCGAACGCGTATGGAGGAGAGCTGTTCAGCGATCCGGCACGTCTTGATGCACTGCTTGCCGAGCTGGATGCGATTCCGACGCAAAAACCCGTTTTTTTGAAACTGCCTGCCGATATCGGCGAAAACGGCCTTCGGGAAATCGTTTCCGTAAGTCGGCGCCACCGTTTGCATGGATTCATCGCGTCGAATCTTACAAAGCGCCGAGATCTTCCGGGCCTCTACCGGGATGAAATTGCCGGACACGACAAGGGAGGGATAAGCGGCGTCGTTCTTCGGGACATTTCAAATAATCTCGTCTCCCGTCTTTATGTCCTCGCGGGCGGTGAATTCGTCATCGTTGGGTGTGGAGGTGTATTTTCGGCGGAGGATGCCTATGAAAAAATCCGCCGCGGTGCTTCCCTCGTGCAGCTCGTAACCGGCCTCATCTACAATGGCCCGCAACACATAGGAGAAATCAACCGCGGCCTTGCGCGATTACTGCAGCGAGACGGATTCGCCTCCGTCCGCGAGGCCGTGGGCATTGACGTTCGCAATGCATCCATAGCCCGATCCGCCTGA
- a CDS encoding DUF3298 and DUF4163 domain-containing protein yields MRRVFILPIFLALVGAGCADRWDRLILANYYLTPELHEQSRAEVEQTLVKLAEQIGISTKIFEERKRSLDIRMGYPELQAGGSTSSRETFNKAMKAYIDGTVDQFKKDFEAAGSASDAGDWLLSSDYRVPYTSPSLVSVVIDGSMYQGGAHPNSFYQTFIYLVQKERFVSAEEVFSEASDLLAASDAAQKELAARDISDAEWIQNGAGPSMENYRHVYITDAGLAVIFPPYQVAAYAAGPQEVIIPWSVIPGTRHVLFR; encoded by the coding sequence ATGCGACGCGTATTCATTCTTCCCATCTTTCTCGCTCTCGTAGGCGCGGGTTGTGCCGACCGATGGGACCGGCTCATCTTGGCGAATTATTATTTGACCCCGGAATTGCATGAGCAGAGCCGCGCGGAGGTCGAGCAGACGCTCGTAAAACTGGCGGAGCAGATTGGCATTTCCACAAAAATTTTCGAAGAGCGAAAACGGAGTCTTGATATCCGCATGGGCTATCCGGAACTGCAGGCTGGCGGGAGTACGTCGTCCCGCGAAACCTTCAACAAAGCTATGAAGGCATACATCGACGGCACGGTCGATCAGTTTAAGAAAGATTTCGAAGCCGCTGGCAGCGCATCCGATGCCGGAGACTGGCTTTTGTCATCCGACTATCGCGTTCCGTACACTTCGCCGTCGCTTGTGTCCGTCGTGATTGACGGCAGTATGTATCAGGGCGGAGCGCACCCGAACAGCTTTTATCAAACATTCATCTACCTCGTGCAGAAGGAGCGTTTCGTGAGCGCGGAAGAGGTCTTTTCCGAGGCATCCGATCTTCTGGCCGCATCTGACGCCGCGCAAAAGGAACTTGCCGCAAGGGATATCTCGGATGCCGAATGGATACAGAACGGCGCAGGGCCTTCCATGGAAAATTATCGGCATGTATATATCACGGACGCCGGGCTTGCCGTGATCTTTCCGCCGTATCAGGTGGCGGCATATGCCGCCGGCCCGCAGGAAGTCATTATTCCCTGGAGTGTTATTCCCGGGACGCGACATGTCCTGTTTCGATAG
- a CDS encoding bile acid:sodium symporter yields the protein MRFSFRLLSESYIAILAAAILFGLLVPATRALVPYNTLLLQAIFLISSLKLNGAEIIKHGKDWKLLLASNAIMIILLPFAVRIIAPSIVPDLAFPLFLLAAMPVGMTSPLLVEVIGGRQALALVLTVTSSLFAPLSIPIVTKIAYGQTISVDAFAMFKSLLLVILLPFAVAMILKRVMPNAVRTINAKSKPFSLVLLGLVIASAIAAHASEILGSLASGGALLRMLFILFVFFVLLHLIGYYGLWWKTREDRLTISVCLTYMNFTLAIYLSSKYFSDPVTVLALVLAILPWAMLLPVWKRVCRMRLLP from the coding sequence ATGCGATTTTCTTTCCGGCTCCTGTCCGAGTCATATATCGCCATCTTGGCGGCCGCCATTCTTTTTGGTCTGCTCGTTCCCGCCACGCGCGCGCTTGTTCCGTATAACACCCTGCTTCTTCAGGCGATTTTTCTCATTTCAAGCTTAAAGCTGAACGGAGCGGAAATCATAAAACACGGGAAGGACTGGAAGCTCTTGCTCGCGTCTAATGCCATTATGATTATCCTTCTTCCATTTGCTGTCAGGATCATTGCCCCGTCCATAGTGCCGGATCTTGCATTCCCGCTATTTCTCCTCGCGGCAATGCCGGTAGGCATGACGTCGCCATTGCTCGTGGAAGTCATCGGCGGCAGACAGGCGCTTGCGCTCGTCCTTACTGTTACGAGCTCGCTTTTTGCGCCTTTGAGCATCCCTATCGTTACAAAAATCGCGTACGGACAGACGATTTCGGTTGATGCGTTTGCCATGTTTAAGAGCCTGTTGCTCGTCATCTTGCTGCCGTTCGCGGTTGCGATGATTTTGAAACGCGTAATGCCGAACGCCGTCCGTACGATTAATGCAAAAAGCAAGCCATTTTCGCTCGTACTGTTGGGTCTCGTTATCGCCTCAGCTATCGCCGCGCATGCTTCGGAAATTCTCGGCAGTTTGGCATCCGGGGGCGCGCTATTGCGGATGCTCTTTATCCTTTTTGTTTTTTTCGTCCTCCTGCATCTTATCGGCTATTACGGGCTCTGGTGGAAAACGCGCGAGGACAGGCTCACAATTTCCGTGTGTCTTACGTATATGAATTTTACGCTCGCCATTTATCTTTCCTCAAAATATTTCTCGGATCCCGTGACCGTCCTCGCTCTTGTTCTTGCGATTTTGCCGTGGGCGATGCTTTTACCCGTCTGGAAGCGCGTGTGCCGCATGCGACTGCTGCCATAG